A genomic window from Candidatus Pelagisphaera phototrophica includes:
- a CDS encoding CoA-transferase subunit beta: protein MSEATPEEIMTIAASRRLRNGSTCFVGIGIPSMAANLARLTHAPEIVLIYESGTIGAKPSVLPLSIGDGELADTADAVVSTPEIFAYWLQGGRVDVGFLGAAQVDRFANLNSTVIGDYGNPKVRLPGAGGAPEIASLAKETLIIIKHSPRTLVERVDFITSAGYLDGWDAREKVGLKGGPVALITDLGVLVPEDDTRELVVAKLYPGVTKDQIQQATGWEIRFMDTVTEIEPPSDSELMALRDLLARTDAARAKQT from the coding sequence ATGAGCGAAGCGACTCCGGAGGAAATTATGACAATCGCCGCATCGCGACGATTGCGAAATGGGTCCACGTGTTTTGTTGGGATCGGCATTCCTTCAATGGCGGCGAACCTCGCCAGGTTGACACATGCTCCGGAGATCGTCCTCATTTACGAATCGGGAACGATCGGGGCCAAACCGAGTGTGCTGCCCTTGTCGATTGGCGACGGGGAATTAGCCGATACGGCGGATGCTGTGGTGTCCACGCCTGAAATATTCGCTTATTGGTTGCAGGGCGGGCGTGTGGATGTTGGTTTTCTCGGAGCTGCCCAAGTTGACCGTTTCGCCAACCTCAATAGCACGGTCATCGGGGACTATGGAAATCCAAAGGTTCGCCTGCCGGGAGCGGGTGGGGCTCCCGAAATCGCAAGCTTAGCCAAGGAAACGTTGATTATCATTAAGCACAGCCCCCGAACATTGGTTGAACGAGTGGATTTCATTACATCGGCGGGCTATTTGGATGGGTGGGACGCCCGCGAGAAGGTGGGACTTAAAGGCGGCCCTGTGGCGCTCATAACCGACCTGGGCGTATTGGTTCCCGAAGATGACACGCGAGAACTAGTAGTTGCCAAGCTGTATCCGGGAGTAACCAAGGATCAAATTCAACAAGCGACTGGCTGGGAGATCCGTTTTATGGATACCGTTACCGAGATAGAGCCGCCGAGCGACTCGGAATTAATGGCCTTGCGCGATCTTCTGGCAAGAACGGACGCAGCTAGAGCGAAGCAAACCTGA
- the pcaF gene encoding 3-oxoadipyl-CoA thiolase codes for MDDSNRNAWICDAIRTPIGRYGGALASARPDDLGVVTLKAIMERHDRVDWGEVNDVIFGCANQAGEDNRNIARMVALLAGLPERVPAVTVNRLCASGLEAVSIAARAIKAGEARMCLAGGVESMSRAPFAMLKSTQAFHRYNQLVDTTLGWRFAHPDMATRFGIDSMPETGENVAERFGVSREDQDAFALRSQARAKAGNERGFFKGELVSVTLPRRKGDPIVVDADEHPRPDTSAEGLARLKPFVKPDGTITAGNASGINDGACALLVANDDAVSINGFEPLARVVATVAVGVPPRIMGIGPAPAISKLLERTGVALADIDTIEINEAFASQSLACLRELGLPDDAAHVNPNGGAIALGHPLGMSGARLITTATRQLAAIDGRFAICSMCVGVGQGVAMLLERPR; via the coding sequence ATGGACGATTCTAATAGAAATGCCTGGATATGCGATGCCATCCGAACGCCAATTGGCCGCTACGGAGGGGCTTTGGCATCGGCACGCCCTGATGATTTAGGCGTAGTCACCTTAAAGGCTATCATGGAGCGCCACGATCGGGTGGACTGGGGCGAGGTCAACGATGTTATTTTCGGTTGCGCCAATCAAGCCGGAGAGGACAACCGGAATATTGCCCGCATGGTTGCCTTGTTAGCTGGCCTCCCGGAAAGAGTACCCGCCGTCACGGTAAATCGGCTTTGCGCGTCTGGCTTGGAAGCGGTATCGATTGCCGCTCGGGCAATCAAGGCAGGTGAAGCCCGCATGTGCCTAGCTGGAGGAGTGGAGTCGATGTCGCGGGCCCCGTTCGCGATGCTTAAGTCGACCCAAGCATTCCATCGATATAACCAGTTAGTGGATACGACTTTGGGTTGGCGATTCGCCCATCCCGATATGGCTACCCGCTTCGGGATCGATTCCATGCCGGAAACCGGAGAGAATGTGGCGGAGCGATTCGGTGTATCTCGCGAAGATCAGGATGCCTTCGCCTTACGTAGCCAGGCCCGCGCAAAGGCGGGGAATGAGCGCGGCTTTTTCAAAGGGGAATTGGTTTCGGTGACGCTTCCAAGAAGAAAAGGGGATCCGATCGTGGTCGATGCGGACGAGCATCCGCGTCCGGATACAAGCGCGGAAGGCCTGGCCCGGCTCAAGCCTTTCGTAAAGCCGGATGGAACGATCACCGCAGGGAATGCATCGGGGATCAACGACGGAGCCTGCGCTTTGCTGGTCGCCAATGACGATGCCGTTTCCATAAATGGGTTTGAGCCATTGGCTCGAGTGGTGGCTACGGTAGCGGTGGGGGTTCCGCCTCGAATTATGGGGATTGGTCCGGCCCCTGCGATTTCGAAGTTGCTCGAACGAACAGGAGTCGCGCTGGCCGACATCGATACGATCGAAATTAATGAAGCGTTCGCTTCGCAATCGCTCGCCTGTCTGAGAGAGCTTGGGCTGCCGGACGATGCCGCTCACGTGAACCCGAACGGGGGAGCAATCGCCCTCGGTCACCCATTGGGCATGAGTGGCGCCCGCCTGATAACGACCGCAACGAGGCAGCTGGCGGCGATTGATGGACGCTTTGCGATTTGCTCCATGTGCGTAGGTGTAGGACAGGGAGTCGCTATGTTACTGGAACGTCCAAGATGA